The Urocitellus parryii isolate mUroPar1 chromosome 13, mUroPar1.hap1, whole genome shotgun sequence genome has a window encoding:
- the LOC113193849 gene encoding serpin B13, with the protein MESLSAANIHLGLDLLKEMRKTNDGNIFFSPVGISTAIGMLLLGTRGATASQLQKVFYSEKDTEISRKEVEEKEIEKTEEIHHQFQQVLTEISKLTNDYELNLANRLFGEKTFLFLQKYLDYVEKYYHASLEPVDFINEADESRKKINSWVESQTNEKIKDLFPDGSLSSSTKLVLINTVYFKGQWDREFNKENTKEEEFWLNKNTSKSVWMMEQHHSFSFVFLEDLDAKIVGIPYKNNDLSMFVLLPNDIEGLEKIIDQVTPEQLIEWTRPELMEVRNVNLRLPRLQVEGSYELEPVLAALGLSAAFSESDADFSGMCARSGLQAQRFLHRSFVQVTEEGTQATAATGIGYMVSSAGGCEQVHCDHPFLFFIRHRGSDSVLFFGRFSSP; encoded by the exons ATGGAGTCACTCAGTGCCGCAAACATTCATCTGGGGCTTGATCTTctcaaagaaatgaggaaaacgaACGATGGCAACATCTTCTTCTCCCCCGTGGGCATCTCAACTGCCATTGGCATGCTCCTCCTGGGGACCCGAGGAGCCACAGCCTCCCAGTTACAGAAG gtattttattctgaaaaagacACCGAAATCTCCAGAAAAGAGGTTGAAGAAAAAGAG ATTGAGAAGACAGAAGAGATCCATCACCAATTCCAACAGGTTTTGACTGAAATAAGCAAACTCACTAATGATTATGAACTGAACTTAGCCAATAGGCTGTTTGGAGAAAAAACATTCCTCTTCCTTCAA AAATACTTAGATTATGTTGAAAAATATTACCATGCATCTCTGGAACCTGTTGATTTTATAAATGAAGCTGATGAAAGTCGAAAGAAGATTAATTCCTGGGTTGAAAGTCAAACAAATG aAAAAATCAAGGACCTGTTTCCAGATGGCTCTCTTAGTAGCTCTACCAAGTTGGTGCTGATAAATACAGTTTACTTTAAAGGACAGTGGGATAGggagtttaataaagaaaataccaAGGAAGAGGAATTTTGGCTGAATAAG AATACAAGTAAGTCTGTGTGGATGATGGAACAGCACCATTCTTTTAGTTTCGTTTTCCTGGAAGACTTGGATGCCAAAATCGTGGGGATTCCATATAAAAACAATGACCTCAGCATGTTTGTGCTTCTACCCAACGACATAGAGGGTCTGGAGAAG ATTATAGATCAAGTCACTCCTGAGCAATTGATAGAGTGGACCAGGCCGGAGCTTATGGAGGTCAGGAACGTGAACTTGCGCTTGCCCAGGCTGCAGGTGGAGGGCAGTTATGAGCTGGAGCCGGTCCTGGCAGCCCTGGGGCTGAGCGCGGCCTTCAGCGAGAGCGATGCTGACTTCTCCGGGATGTGCGCGCGCTCAGGGCTGCAGGCGCAGAGGTTCCTGCACCGGTCCTTCGTGCAGGTCACCGAGGAAGGCACGCAGGCCACCGCGGCCACCGGCATAGGTTACATGGTCTCATCGGCCGGGGGCTGTGAGCAAGTCCACTGCGATCACCCCTTCCTGTTCTTCATCAGGCACCGCGGGTCCGACAGTGTCCTCTTCTTTGGCAGATTTTCTTCTCCCTAA